One genomic region from Prochlorococcus marinus CUG1433 encodes:
- a CDS encoding septum site-determining protein MinC produces MKIFVKNLDRNSVEAISFKDFDKINEEVKKLFQIKGPLEAEIFAINESIPVHQLSIFKNNFDKFNNCFLRIYSNNRYTVLAGKSIKIDSIYLNEQEIKNKLLLRNLIKNDNILHEGTVRSGDRISSNGNLCIIGDVNPGAIVSAEKNIVVWGKLSGVAFAGKNGNYNASISSLYLNPLQLRIADVIAIGPNDKPRYSYPEIAVIENQMIIIKPYIIDNKIN; encoded by the coding sequence ATCAAAATCTTTGTAAAAAACCTTGATAGAAATAGTGTGGAAGCTATATCTTTTAAAGATTTTGACAAAATTAATGAAGAAGTCAAAAAACTTTTTCAGATAAAAGGACCTTTGGAAGCAGAAATTTTCGCAATCAATGAATCAATACCTGTACATCAGTTATCAATATTCAAAAATAATTTTGATAAATTTAATAATTGTTTTTTACGTATTTACTCAAATAATAGGTATACAGTATTGGCTGGGAAATCTATAAAAATAGATTCAATTTATCTAAATGAACAAGAGATCAAAAATAAGTTGCTTCTTCGCAATTTAATCAAGAACGATAATATTTTGCATGAAGGGACCGTAAGGTCAGGTGACAGAATATCTTCAAATGGAAACCTATGCATTATAGGAGACGTTAATCCAGGAGCAATAGTTTCGGCCGAGAAAAATATTGTTGTTTGGGGCAAACTATCAGGTGTAGCGTTTGCAGGAAAAAATGGGAATTATAATGCCTCTATTTCATCTCTTTACTTAAATCCTCTTCAATTAAGAATTGCAGATGTGATAGCTATTGGACCAAATGATAAACCCAGGTATTCGTATCCCGAAATTGCTGTTATTGAAAATCAGATGATAATAATCAAACCCTACATAATTGATAATAAAATTAATTAA
- a CDS encoding (2Fe-2S)-binding protein → MATIRFIREDLEVQCNPGENLRELVMKENLQLYGLKGILGNCGGAGQCSTCFISVEGGNKNSLSPLTSVEEEKLKNRPENWRLACQTLVKSSTVILTKPQSPPSNLEELKKVSDNKKLPR, encoded by the coding sequence ATGGCAACTATCAGATTCATTCGTGAAGATTTGGAGGTTCAATGCAATCCCGGTGAAAACTTAAGGGAATTGGTGATGAAAGAAAATCTGCAACTTTATGGTTTAAAAGGTATTTTAGGTAATTGTGGAGGAGCCGGACAATGCAGTACTTGTTTTATTTCCGTTGAAGGAGGAAACAAAAATTCTTTAAGCCCCCTTACTTCTGTTGAAGAAGAAAAACTTAAAAATAGACCAGAAAATTGGAGGCTTGCGTGCCAAACACTGGTAAAATCATCTACAGTAATTTTGACAAAACCACAATCTCCTCCATCAAATTTAGAAGAATTAAAAAAAGTTAGTGATAATAAAAAATTACCTCGCTAA
- a CDS encoding PDZ domain-containing protein, producing the protein MNSSFNKLLTFKILIIASMICVFSANFLFIEKVDALSDSRQLVLDAWTLVNEGFYDPEKFDEIQWKRIRQKTLQKQIETTEEAYSAIEDMLRPLEDPYTRILRPKDYELLKASNFGSEINGVGLQLGEDDNSNKVKVVSTLGGSPAEEAGIVSGDLIEKVDGISSEELGLANTASKLRGESGTKVLVELSKQSGEHREVDLERRSVDLRPVRTKRLREDSHTIGYLRITQFSESVPKKVDEALQELKEKEVEGLILDLRNNSGGLVSSGIAVADSLLSERPVVETKNRNGIKDAIISQKETSYDGPMVTLVNKGTASASEILAGSLQDNGRSILMGEQTYGKGLIQSLKSLGEESGLAITVASYLTPKGNNIQGQGMTPDKLLDFSDASDYGSADDKWVRNAELYLDSILEKKEVAIQSSDLNNEEK; encoded by the coding sequence CATCTTTTAACAAACTTTTAACATTCAAAATACTAATCATTGCATCAATGATATGTGTTTTTTCTGCCAATTTTTTATTCATTGAAAAAGTTGATGCTCTCAGTGATAGCAGGCAATTAGTACTTGATGCTTGGACCTTAGTAAATGAAGGTTTTTATGACCCAGAAAAGTTTGATGAAATCCAATGGAAGAGAATAAGACAAAAAACATTACAGAAACAAATTGAAACAACTGAAGAGGCTTATTCCGCAATTGAAGACATGCTAAGACCTCTAGAAGATCCTTATACAAGAATTTTACGCCCAAAAGATTATGAACTCTTGAAAGCGAGTAATTTCGGTAGTGAAATAAATGGCGTGGGACTTCAATTAGGTGAAGATGATAATAGTAACAAAGTTAAAGTTGTATCTACACTTGGCGGTTCACCAGCAGAAGAGGCGGGTATAGTTAGCGGAGATCTCATAGAGAAAGTAGATGGAATTTCATCAGAAGAGTTAGGTCTTGCAAATACTGCTTCTAAATTAAGAGGTGAATCAGGCACAAAAGTTTTAGTTGAATTATCTAAGCAATCAGGAGAACATCGAGAAGTTGATTTAGAGAGAAGATCCGTAGACCTCAGGCCAGTTAGAACTAAAAGATTAAGAGAAGATTCTCATACAATAGGGTATTTAAGGATAACTCAATTTAGCGAAAGTGTCCCTAAAAAGGTTGATGAAGCTCTTCAAGAGTTAAAAGAGAAAGAAGTTGAAGGACTTATCTTGGATCTTAGGAATAATTCTGGCGGACTAGTAAGCTCAGGTATAGCAGTTGCAGACTCACTATTAAGTGAAAGACCAGTAGTAGAGACAAAAAATCGAAATGGGATCAAAGATGCAATAATTTCCCAAAAAGAAACATCTTATGATGGCCCAATGGTAACTTTGGTAAATAAAGGGACTGCGAGTGCCAGTGAAATACTTGCGGGATCTTTACAAGATAACGGCAGATCAATTCTCATGGGAGAACAAACCTATGGGAAAGGTTTAATTCAATCCCTAAAAAGTTTAGGTGAAGAAAGCGGTCTAGCAATCACTGTCGCTAGTTATTTAACTCCTAAAGGTAATAATATCCAAGGTCAAGGGATGACACCTGATAAATTATTGGATTTTTCGGATGCAAGTGATTACGGAAGTGCTGATGATAAATGGGTGAGAAATGCAGAATTATATCTAGATTCAATATTAGAAAAAAAAGAAGTTGCAATACAATCAAGTGATTTAAACAATGAAGAAAAATGA
- the psbB gene encoding photosystem II chlorophyll-binding protein CP47: MGLPWYRVHTVVINDPGRLLAVHLMHTALLAGWAGSMALYELAIFDPSDAVLNPMWRQGMYVMPFMARLGITSSWNGWDITGATGVDPGFWSFEGVAAAHIVFSGLLMLASIWHWTYWDLDLWEDSRTGEPALDLPRIFGIHLLLAGLTCFGFGAFHCANVGIWVSDPYGLTGHVEPVAPSWGIEGFNPFNPGGIVANHIAAGLMGIIGGIFHITNRPGERLYRALKLGSLEGVLASALAAVLFVSFVVSGTMWYGSATTPVELFGPTRYQWDSGYFKTEINRRVQAAIDNGATKSEAYASIPEKLAFYDYVGNSPAKGGLFRVGALVNGDGLPTGWQGHIAFQDKEGNELEVRRIPNFFENFPVILEDKEGNVRADIPFRRAEAKYSFEQTGITATIYGGDLDGQTFTDPAVVKRLARKAQLGEAFKFDRDTYKSDGVFRSSPRAWFTYAHLCFGLLFLFGHWWHASRTLYRNSFAGIDAEIGDQVEFGLFKKLGDESTRRIPGRV; encoded by the coding sequence ATGGGATTGCCTTGGTATCGAGTTCACACAGTAGTTATTAACGACCCAGGTCGACTACTTGCTGTGCATCTTATGCATACTGCATTATTAGCTGGCTGGGCCGGCTCTATGGCTCTTTATGAATTAGCCATTTTTGATCCTTCTGATGCTGTTCTCAATCCAATGTGGAGACAGGGAATGTACGTCATGCCTTTCATGGCAAGATTAGGTATCACAAGTAGTTGGAACGGATGGGATATCACTGGTGCAACAGGAGTTGATCCAGGATTCTGGAGTTTTGAAGGAGTTGCTGCAGCACACATAGTATTCAGTGGGTTATTGATGTTGGCTTCTATATGGCACTGGACATACTGGGACCTAGACTTATGGGAAGACTCCAGGACAGGAGAGCCTGCCTTAGACCTACCAAGGATATTTGGAATTCATCTTCTTTTAGCTGGACTTACATGTTTTGGATTTGGAGCTTTTCATTGTGCAAACGTAGGCATTTGGGTCTCTGATCCTTATGGTCTAACTGGTCACGTAGAACCCGTAGCACCATCTTGGGGAATTGAAGGATTTAATCCTTTCAATCCAGGGGGTATAGTTGCAAATCATATTGCAGCTGGACTTATGGGTATCATTGGAGGTATTTTTCACATCACCAATAGACCTGGTGAAAGACTTTATAGAGCACTAAAACTTGGAAGCCTTGAAGGAGTCTTAGCTAGTGCTCTAGCCGCTGTATTATTTGTATCTTTCGTTGTTTCAGGAACAATGTGGTACGGTTCAGCAACAACCCCAGTAGAACTTTTTGGTCCTACCAGATATCAATGGGACTCAGGCTATTTCAAAACTGAAATTAATAGAAGGGTACAAGCAGCTATAGATAATGGTGCCACTAAATCAGAGGCATATGCATCGATTCCAGAAAAACTAGCCTTCTACGATTATGTTGGGAATAGTCCAGCTAAAGGAGGATTATTTAGGGTTGGAGCTCTTGTAAATGGAGATGGATTACCAACTGGTTGGCAAGGTCACATTGCATTCCAAGACAAGGAAGGCAACGAATTAGAAGTTAGAAGAATTCCTAATTTCTTTGAAAACTTCCCTGTTATTCTTGAAGACAAAGAAGGTAATGTACGTGCCGATATTCCATTTAGAAGAGCTGAAGCAAAGTATTCTTTTGAACAGACTGGTATCACTGCAACTATCTATGGAGGTGACTTAGATGGACAAACATTTACAGATCCTGCAGTAGTTAAAAGATTAGCTAGAAAGGCTCAATTAGGAGAAGCATTCAAGTTTGACAGAGATACGTATAAATCTGACGGTGTATTCCGAAGCTCACCGAGAGCATGGTTTACATATGCACATTTATGTTTCGGATTGCTATTCTTGTTTGGCCACTGGTGGCATGCTTCAAGAACTCTTTACAGAAATTCCTTTGCTGGTATTGATGCTGAGATTGGAGACCAAGTTGAATTTGGTTTATTCAAGAAACTTGGTGACGAATCCACAAGAAGAATCCCAGGAAGGGTTTAA
- a CDS encoding HD domain-containing protein has product MTIKRIFHDPIHKEIVFNSEKPEELMIMELIDTVAFQRLRRIKQLGAASLLFHGAESSRFTHSIGVFCIARKIYQRLIEIKPSFCENKFVLYGAALLHDLGHGPLSHTSEAIFDHNHEKWSQKLVKNYFPINSILKKYDKELPAQIGELFESNQLFNKPLKTLISSEIDCDRLDYLLRDSYNTGTKYGLVDLERIISGLTFSPDGNIAIKPKGVIAIEHFLVLRNLMYRTIYNHKINEISTWILEKIISTIKQNCEKKIWIDSSLSKLIFSSAEVDFDDFIKNDDITFFYHLIRWKDESFEPLSALCKMFIDRDLLKASDISFLNKIERLEILAFARKLCETNNYDSEVFCGIKEKSFKGFESCNALKIWDGTYLNSLGMKSALINTLKTPQESSFIIYPAVIKNEIKNQIESIKNKI; this is encoded by the coding sequence ATGACAATTAAAAGAATTTTTCATGACCCAATTCACAAAGAAATAGTATTTAATTCTGAGAAGCCAGAGGAATTAATGATCATGGAATTAATTGATACTGTTGCTTTTCAAAGATTAAGAAGAATAAAACAATTAGGGGCCGCATCATTACTTTTCCATGGTGCAGAATCAAGTAGATTTACCCACTCAATTGGTGTTTTTTGTATCGCTAGAAAAATATATCAAAGATTAATAGAAATTAAGCCTTCATTTTGTGAGAATAAGTTTGTTCTTTATGGAGCAGCTTTGTTACACGATTTAGGGCATGGACCTCTAAGTCATACCAGTGAAGCAATATTTGATCATAATCACGAAAAATGGTCTCAAAAACTTGTTAAAAATTATTTTCCAATCAATTCAATCCTAAAAAAATATGACAAAGAATTACCTGCACAAATCGGAGAATTATTTGAATCAAATCAACTATTCAATAAACCTCTAAAAACACTTATTAGCAGTGAAATTGATTGTGATCGTCTTGATTATCTGTTACGTGATAGTTACAACACTGGGACTAAATATGGCTTAGTTGATTTAGAGAGAATTATTTCAGGCCTTACATTTTCTCCTGATGGAAATATTGCAATCAAACCAAAAGGAGTTATCGCTATTGAGCATTTCTTAGTACTTAGGAACTTGATGTATAGAACTATCTACAATCATAAAATAAACGAAATATCAACATGGATTTTAGAAAAAATAATATCTACAATAAAACAAAATTGTGAAAAAAAAATTTGGATAGATAGTTCGCTTTCTAAATTAATATTTTCTTCTGCAGAGGTTGATTTTGATGATTTCATAAAAAATGATGATATAACCTTTTTTTACCATTTGATTAGGTGGAAAGATGAATCCTTCGAGCCACTCTCAGCACTATGCAAAATGTTTATTGACAGAGATTTATTAAAGGCTTCAGACATAAGTTTTTTAAATAAAATTGAAAGACTAGAAATTCTTGCATTCGCAAGGAAATTATGCGAAACAAATAATTATGATTCAGAAGTTTTTTGCGGAATAAAAGAAAAATCTTTTAAAGGTTTTGAATCTTGCAATGCACTTAAAATATGGGATGGAACCTATCTAAACTCATTAGGGATGAAATCAGCATTAATCAATACATTAAAAACACCTCAAGAAAGCTCCTTTATTATTTACCCAGCCGTGATCAAAAATGAGATTAAAAATCAAATTGAATCAATAAAAAATAAAATATAA
- the psbM gene encoding photosystem II reaction center protein PsbM: protein METTNFGFVASLLFVGVPTIFLIGLFISTQDGEKSSFFSDSSKGRLGPKR from the coding sequence ATGGAAACCACTAATTTCGGATTCGTAGCTAGTCTTTTATTTGTTGGGGTACCAACAATATTTCTTATAGGTTTATTTATTTCTACTCAAGATGGCGAAAAATCCAGCTTCTTCTCAGATTCTAGTAAAGGAAGACTTGGTCCAAAACGCTAA
- the minE gene encoding cell division topological specificity factor MinE, with the protein MMTLRDLINKLLGRETASANTARERLQLVLAHDRVDMSSLTTDLLDKMRKEILDVVAKYVEIDFEEVAVSLETEDRMTALVANLPIKRTISGEIKFKKNDKNSKSDKDIKK; encoded by the coding sequence ATGATGACTCTCAGAGACCTTATTAACAAATTACTTGGCAGGGAGACGGCTAGTGCAAATACTGCCAGAGAAAGATTACAACTTGTTCTAGCTCATGACAGGGTTGATATGAGTTCTTTAACAACTGATCTCTTGGATAAAATGAGAAAAGAAATTCTTGATGTTGTTGCTAAATATGTTGAGATTGATTTCGAAGAGGTAGCAGTAAGTTTAGAAACGGAGGATAGAATGACCGCATTAGTAGCAAATTTACCGATCAAAAGAACTATTTCAGGGGAAATAAAGTTTAAAAAAAATGATAAGAATTCCAAAAGTGATAAAGATATCAAAAAGTAA
- a CDS encoding photosystem II reaction center protein T produces the protein MEAFAYVLILTLAVVTLFFAVAFRDPPKFDRK, from the coding sequence ATGGAAGCTTTTGCTTACGTTCTTATTCTAACTCTCGCAGTTGTTACTTTATTCTTTGCTGTCGCCTTTAGAGACCCACCTAAATTCGACAGAAAATGA
- a CDS encoding 30S ribosomal protein S1: protein MNENSSQTIKELSEDQEIKNSSELNKDSASQNEEDLSFEKSDIPSADSSSSRNNTDFDNAGFTQEEFASLLGKYDYNFKPGDLVKGTVFALEPKGAMIDIGAKTAAFMPVQEVSINRVEGLNDVLQPSESREFFIMSEENEDGQLALSIRRIEYQRAWERVRQLQKEDATIYSEVFATNRGGALVRVEGLRGFIPGSHISARKIKDDLEGEYLPLKFLEVDEERNRLVLSHRRALVEKKMNRLEVGEVVVGSVKGIKPYGAFIDIGGVSGLLHISEISHEHIETPHNVLNVNDQMKVMIIDLDSERGRISLSTKALEPEPGDMLTDPQKVFSKAEEMAAKYKQMLFEQTDDNEEIATASAETV from the coding sequence ATGAACGAAAATTCTTCCCAAACAATAAAAGAACTTTCTGAGGATCAAGAAATTAAAAATTCGTCTGAGTTAAATAAGGATTCAGCATCTCAAAATGAGGAAGATTTATCATTCGAGAAGAGCGATATACCTTCAGCAGATTCTTCCTCTAGCAGAAACAATACGGATTTTGACAACGCAGGATTCACACAAGAAGAATTTGCATCACTTTTGGGTAAGTATGACTATAACTTCAAGCCTGGCGATCTAGTTAAAGGTACCGTTTTTGCTTTAGAGCCCAAAGGGGCCATGATAGATATAGGTGCAAAAACGGCTGCTTTTATGCCTGTTCAGGAGGTTTCAATAAATAGAGTTGAAGGACTTAATGATGTTTTACAACCTTCGGAAAGTAGAGAATTTTTCATAATGAGCGAAGAAAATGAAGATGGCCAATTAGCCCTCTCCATTAGAAGAATTGAATATCAAAGAGCATGGGAAAGGGTTAGACAGCTCCAAAAAGAAGATGCAACTATATATTCTGAAGTTTTCGCAACAAATAGAGGAGGAGCTCTAGTTAGGGTTGAGGGCTTGAGAGGTTTTATTCCAGGCTCTCATATAAGTGCTCGAAAAATTAAAGATGACCTAGAAGGTGAATATTTGCCTTTAAAATTTCTTGAAGTTGATGAAGAGAGAAATAGATTAGTACTAAGCCATAGGAGAGCTTTAGTTGAGAAAAAAATGAACCGACTTGAGGTAGGAGAAGTTGTTGTTGGTTCTGTAAAAGGTATTAAACCTTATGGAGCCTTTATTGATATTGGTGGAGTTAGTGGTCTATTGCATATTTCTGAGATTAGTCATGAACATATTGAGACTCCTCATAACGTTTTAAATGTGAATGACCAAATGAAAGTCATGATAATTGACCTTGATTCAGAAAGAGGTCGAATTTCATTATCTACTAAAGCACTTGAACCTGAACCAGGAGATATGCTCACTGACCCTCAAAAAGTTTTTAGTAAAGCTGAAGAAATGGCAGCTAAATATAAACAAATGTTATTTGAACAAACTGACGATAACGAAGAGATCGCCACAGCTTCAGCTGAAACGGTATAA
- the nrdR gene encoding transcriptional repressor NrdR, translated as MQCPTCQNTDSRVLESRSADSGKSVRRRRECLNCSFRFTTYERVETMPVSVIKKDGGRELFDKQKLFTGISRACEKTNFSSEAIINFVDGIESQIVQDSNKDIKSSQIGELILKNLMKENEVAYIRYASVYRKFNGVKDFISTLESLKGNSKNQLASIS; from the coding sequence ATGCAGTGTCCAACCTGTCAAAACACAGATAGCAGAGTTTTGGAATCTAGATCTGCTGATAGTGGTAAAAGTGTTCGAAGAAGAAGAGAGTGCTTAAATTGCAGCTTTAGATTTACAACTTATGAAAGAGTGGAAACAATGCCAGTTTCAGTTATAAAGAAAGACGGTGGCAGAGAATTATTTGATAAACAAAAATTATTTACTGGCATTTCAAGAGCATGCGAAAAGACTAACTTCAGTAGTGAAGCAATTATCAATTTCGTAGATGGAATTGAATCTCAAATCGTTCAAGATTCTAATAAAGATATTAAATCTTCTCAAATCGGAGAATTAATACTTAAAAATCTGATGAAAGAAAACGAAGTCGCTTATATAAGATACGCCTCAGTTTACAGAAAATTTAATGGGGTAAAAGATTTTATTTCAACTCTTGAATCTCTAAAGGGAAATTCAAAAAACCAATTAGCTTCAATTTCATAA
- a CDS encoding L-threonylcarbamoyladenylate synthase → MNLITCKSALKTLKSGLPIIFPTDTLPAIGCLPKFSEIIFEFKKRDRNKPLILMGSDFKQLIDYVHESAREDFENIASKYWPGALTMIIPSSKQHSTILTSQDLTLGLRIPNSHTAQSLIQETGPLLTSSANISGLAGSITAEGLASDFPSLEILGPIPWEKSSGKASTIIYWKNKGYWRLIRAGDVSVRELN, encoded by the coding sequence ATGAATTTAATAACCTGCAAATCAGCTTTGAAGACACTTAAAAGCGGTTTGCCGATAATTTTCCCAACAGACACTTTACCTGCAATTGGATGCTTACCTAAATTTTCAGAAATTATCTTTGAATTTAAAAAAAGAGATAGAAATAAACCTTTAATTCTTATGGGCTCAGACTTCAAACAATTAATTGATTATGTCCATGAATCTGCTAGAGAAGATTTTGAAAATATAGCTTCAAAATATTGGCCTGGAGCTTTGACAATGATTATCCCCTCTTCAAAACAACATAGTACAATTCTAACAAGCCAGGACCTTACTCTTGGTTTAAGAATTCCAAATTCACATACTGCGCAATCTCTTATTCAAGAAACGGGCCCATTGTTAACTTCAAGTGCAAATATTTCAGGTTTAGCTGGATCAATTACTGCTGAGGGTCTTGCATCAGATTTTCCTTCTTTAGAAATTCTGGGACCTATTCCATGGGAAAAAAGTAGTGGGAAAGCAAGCACAATTATATATTGGAAGAATAAAGGTTATTGGAGGTTGATTAGAGCAGGCGATGTATCAGTTAGGGAACTAAATTAA
- the prmC gene encoding peptide chain release factor N(5)-glutamine methyltransferase — MLGISVEDFLFWKKKQLSKGGDYQSFAVLLDCLGGVRGSDLNLLRINLERKIYLKKDLDYLESLWDTHLSSSSPIQYLCGIAYWRDLELIVSDKVLIPRSETELIVDIVSEIFGKKSPKLYFAELGTGSGAISIALSLAHPSWEGIATDIDQDVLEIATKNYVKCCSQSNLKFLCGHWWTPFNSFEDKLDLAISNPPYIPKDTYEKLPSEVKNFEPEIALLGGEDGLEHIREIIQKAPLYLKENGWLVLENHFDQAAQVKQLFIKNKFNSVETVNDLSGIGRFTIGRYK, encoded by the coding sequence ATGCTTGGCATTTCTGTAGAAGATTTTTTATTTTGGAAAAAAAAGCAACTTTCTAAAGGTGGTGATTATCAATCTTTTGCTGTTTTACTAGATTGTTTAGGCGGTGTAAGGGGTAGTGATCTCAACCTTTTGAGGATTAATCTTGAAAGGAAAATATATTTAAAAAAAGACTTAGACTACTTGGAGTCTCTCTGGGATACACACTTATCAAGTTCCTCTCCTATTCAATATCTTTGTGGAATAGCATATTGGAGGGATTTAGAATTAATAGTCTCTGATAAAGTACTTATTCCTAGATCGGAGACAGAATTAATTGTTGATATCGTCTCTGAAATATTTGGAAAAAAATCTCCAAAACTATACTTTGCTGAATTAGGAACTGGTTCAGGTGCTATTAGCATCGCTTTATCATTAGCGCATCCATCATGGGAGGGAATAGCAACTGATATCGATCAAGATGTATTAGAGATAGCTACTAAAAATTATGTAAAATGCTGTAGCCAATCAAATTTGAAATTTCTTTGCGGACACTGGTGGACCCCTTTTAATAGTTTTGAAGATAAATTAGATCTTGCTATTTCAAATCCGCCTTATATTCCTAAAGATACTTATGAAAAATTACCTAGTGAAGTAAAAAATTTCGAACCAGAAATTGCTTTATTGGGAGGTGAAGATGGTTTAGAGCATATTAGGGAAATTATTCAAAAAGCACCCTTGTACTTAAAAGAAAATGGATGGCTAGTTTTAGAGAACCATTTTGATCAAGCTGCACAAGTAAAACAACTATTTATTAAAAACAAATTTAATTCAGTAGAAACTGTAAATGACCTTTCAGGTATTGGTAGGTTTACTATTGGAAGATATAAATAA
- the minD gene encoding septum site-determining protein MinD, which produces MSKNTRTILICSGKGGVGKTTLTANLGIALANSGANTAVLDADFGLRNLDLLLGLENRIIYTAQDVLDKKCRLEQALVRHKKEPNLALLPAGDPRMLDWMKPEDMKQISELLSEKFDFVLVDCPAGVEDGFKNALAACKEAIVVTNPELSAVRDADRVIGILNTSEIEPIQLVINRVRPNMMASQEMLSIEDVQGILSLPLLGIVLEDEQVIISTNRGEPLTLTESRSPAKKCYLNVSQRLTGKDIPIIDPKNEGKSLKDKFMRLMQTKVF; this is translated from the coding sequence TTGTCGAAAAATACTCGCACAATATTAATTTGTTCAGGGAAAGGTGGAGTTGGGAAAACCACTTTAACTGCAAATTTAGGCATAGCACTAGCTAACAGCGGGGCAAACACTGCCGTATTAGACGCTGATTTCGGATTAAGAAACTTAGATCTTCTTTTGGGATTAGAAAATCGTATTATCTATACTGCTCAAGATGTTCTAGATAAGAAATGTCGCCTTGAACAAGCATTGGTTAGACATAAAAAAGAGCCAAACCTTGCTCTTCTCCCTGCTGGAGATCCAAGGATGTTGGATTGGATGAAGCCTGAAGACATGAAACAAATTAGTGAGTTACTTAGTGAAAAATTTGATTTTGTTTTGGTTGATTGTCCTGCTGGAGTAGAAGATGGGTTTAAAAATGCTCTTGCGGCATGTAAAGAAGCTATTGTTGTTACCAACCCAGAATTATCCGCAGTACGCGATGCCGATAGAGTAATAGGTATTCTTAACACGTCTGAAATCGAGCCTATTCAGCTTGTAATAAATAGAGTTCGCCCTAATATGATGGCTAGTCAAGAAATGTTATCGATCGAAGATGTGCAAGGAATTCTTTCATTACCTTTACTAGGTATTGTTTTAGAAGATGAACAAGTAATAATTAGTACCAACAGAGGAGAGCCGCTAACGCTTACAGAAAGTAGATCTCCTGCAAAAAAATGTTATTTGAATGTTTCACAAAGACTTACTGGAAAAGATATCCCAATTATTGATCCCAAAAATGAAGGTAAGAGCCTTAAAGATAAATTCATGAGATTAATGCAAACAAAGGTTTTTTAA